The Pelosinus sp. IPA-1 nucleotide sequence TGCTGGGATCATATTTTTGGCTCCAGCTATTAACTACATTTACTTTTTAAGTCGATTTGATACACCTCCAGCTTATTTAGACTACTGGAGTAACATTTTCTTTGGTTTAGCGCGTCAGCATGCCCATCTTTGGTTTTTAGGTGTTTTGACACTGTTTTTTCTGGTGTTATCCCTTGCCTATCATTTCTATAAACCCCTTAGAAGTGTTGAAAGAAAACCAGTTTTACCGTCAATGAAATTTATTATTGGATTCGGTTTGATTACAAGTATCGCTTACTTTTGTGTAAAACAGCTTTTTGATGATTACACATGGGTAATGGTAAAGCATGTGATCATGTTTCAACCTACGCGATGTGTGTTATATGGTTTTTATTTTGTTTTAGGCATTTACGCCCACAGTAAGCAGTGGTTTACAACTTACGGGTATATGCCTAAAATAAGCTTTTGGGGACCAGCCGCCATAGTACTTGGTAGCATCTACACTCAATTTAGAATCATGTTTTGGGCTAAAAGGGAGCTTCTAATAGTAATGGTCGGCAACGATTTGTTATATTCCTTTTTTTGCCTTACGGCAGTATTTGCCTTGGTGGCCCTGTTTTATCGTTGGATGAATTACACATCCAAAATGTTAAGCAAGTTGGCGGGTAATTCCTATGCTATTTATTTTATCCACCAGCCGATTTTAATGATGTTAATCCTGGCTGTTCGTGGGTATCAACTCAATGTTTTCGTTAAATATCTTTTTGTCTCAGTTTCGACGATAGTAATATGCTATTTTGTTTGTGAACATATGTTATCGAAAATACCGTCATTTA carries:
- a CDS encoding acyltransferase; this encodes MLATIAKQSSTRQDNLTNRMYFLDNLRSFIILLVVVYHAAIAYMIRGPQWYYVVDTQNNFFFNIIVIFSDVFVMPVMFLLAGFFAIRSLSQKRQLFFWQDKIVRIVMPYFAGIIFLAPAINYIYFLSRFDTPPAYLDYWSNIFFGLARQHAHLWFLGVLTLFFLVLSLAYHFYKPLRSVERKPVLPSMKFIIGFGLITSIAYFCVKQLFDDYTWVMVKHVIMFQPTRCVLYGFYFVLGIYAHSKQWFTTYGYMPKISFWGPAAIVLGSIYTQFRIMFWAKRELLIVMVGNDLLYSFFCLTAVFALVALFYRWMNYTSKMLSKLAGNSYAIYFIHQPILMMLILAVRGYQLNVFVKYLFVSVSTIVICYFVCEHMLSKIPSFSYQRKLVLNR